A genome region from Arachis duranensis cultivar V14167 chromosome 8, aradu.V14167.gnm2.J7QH, whole genome shotgun sequence includes the following:
- the LOC107463598 gene encoding chromophore lyase CRL, chloroplastic isoform X1: MGNNGSDSNNTNVWNRARGLAVKTLLLIGGALLVKRLSKSTTRWDHARFVANSLTGEKYSKEQAARDPDNYFNIRALTCPAAELVDGSKVLYFEQAFWRSPQKPFRQRFLMVKPCPKELKCDVELSTYAIRDMEEYKNFCDRSKDQRPQPEEVIGDLAEHLTTIHLKRCPRGKRCLYEGSTPPGGFPNSWQNGATYCTSEVAVMKNNEIHTWDRGFDDDGKQVWGPKEGPYEFKPAPTSSFSDMFSPLNFPPPPSMDRRIEGSFVLQD; encoded by the exons atggGTAATAATGGGTCGGATTCGAACAACACAAATGTGTGGAACCGCGCAAGAGGGTTGGCTGTGAAGACCCTTTTGCTTATTGGCGGTGCCCTTCTCGTTAAACGCCTCAGCAAGTCCACCACTCGTTGGGACCATGCCCGTTTCGTTGCTAATTCCCTCACTGGCGAAAAG TATTCAAAGGAGCAAGCTGCGAGAGACCCTGATAACTATTTCAACATTAG AGCGCTTACATGCCCGGCAGCCGAGCTAGTGGATGGTTCGAAAGTCCTGTATTTTGAGCAG GCCTTTTGGAGAAGTCCGCAAAAACCCTTTCGGCAG AGGTTCTTAATGGTGAAGCCCTGTCCAAAAGAGCTGAAATGTGATGTTGAG TTAAGTACATATGCAATTAGAGACATGGAGGAGTATAAGAATTTTTGTGATCGATCAAAGGATCAGCGTCCACAGCCGGAAGAAGTCATTGGG GACCTTGCAGAACACTTGACAACAATACATCTTAAACGTTGTCCGCGAGGGAAGCGTTGCTTATATGAAGGTTCAACCCCGCCTGGCGGGTTTCCAAATTCATGG CAGAATGGAGCAACCTACTGTACCTCAGAAGTTGCTGTTATGAAGAACAATGAGATACATACGTGGGATAGAGGTTTCGATGATGATGGGAAGCAA GTTTGGGGACCAAAGGAAGGCCCTTATGAGTTTAAGCCCGCACCAACCTCAAGCTTTAGTGATATGTTTTCTCCATTAAATTTCCCTCCTCCACCTTCCATGGATAGAAGAATAGAGGGTTCATTTGTTTTGCAAGATTGA
- the LOC107463598 gene encoding chromophore lyase CRL, chloroplastic isoform X2 — protein sequence MGNNGSDSNNTNVWNRARGLAVKTLLLIGGALLVKRLSKSTTRWDHARFVANSLTGEKYSKEQAARDPDNYFNIRALTCPAAELVDGSKVLYFEQAFWRSPQKPFRQRFLMVKPCPKELKCDVELSTYAIRDMEEYKNFCDRSKDQRPQPEEVIGDLAEHLTTIHLKRCPRGKRCLYEGSTPPGGFPNSWNGATYCTSEVAVMKNNEIHTWDRGFDDDGKQVWGPKEGPYEFKPAPTSSFSDMFSPLNFPPPPSMDRRIEGSFVLQD from the exons atggGTAATAATGGGTCGGATTCGAACAACACAAATGTGTGGAACCGCGCAAGAGGGTTGGCTGTGAAGACCCTTTTGCTTATTGGCGGTGCCCTTCTCGTTAAACGCCTCAGCAAGTCCACCACTCGTTGGGACCATGCCCGTTTCGTTGCTAATTCCCTCACTGGCGAAAAG TATTCAAAGGAGCAAGCTGCGAGAGACCCTGATAACTATTTCAACATTAG AGCGCTTACATGCCCGGCAGCCGAGCTAGTGGATGGTTCGAAAGTCCTGTATTTTGAGCAG GCCTTTTGGAGAAGTCCGCAAAAACCCTTTCGGCAG AGGTTCTTAATGGTGAAGCCCTGTCCAAAAGAGCTGAAATGTGATGTTGAG TTAAGTACATATGCAATTAGAGACATGGAGGAGTATAAGAATTTTTGTGATCGATCAAAGGATCAGCGTCCACAGCCGGAAGAAGTCATTGGG GACCTTGCAGAACACTTGACAACAATACATCTTAAACGTTGTCCGCGAGGGAAGCGTTGCTTATATGAAGGTTCAACCCCGCCTGGCGGGTTTCCAAATTCATGG AATGGAGCAACCTACTGTACCTCAGAAGTTGCTGTTATGAAGAACAATGAGATACATACGTGGGATAGAGGTTTCGATGATGATGGGAAGCAA GTTTGGGGACCAAAGGAAGGCCCTTATGAGTTTAAGCCCGCACCAACCTCAAGCTTTAGTGATATGTTTTCTCCATTAAATTTCCCTCCTCCACCTTCCATGGATAGAAGAATAGAGGGTTCATTTGTTTTGCAAGATTGA
- the LOC107463474 gene encoding uncharacterized protein LOC107463474, producing MALHLQPHTTTLCTTKSKSKYHHGNNGSLVRNETKLFNPFALNSSSFSGSLTLLLNPKQMHNLTSTTPRISMRVTSKQAYICRDCGYIYNERTPFEKLPDKYFCPVCGAPKRRFRSYAPAVTKNANDTDVRKARKDEIKREEAFEKAVPIAVVVGIVVLAAGFYFYLNSSIV from the exons atggCCCTGCATCTGCAGCCACATACAACCACTCTTTGCACTACAAAGTCAAAGTCAAAGTATCATCATGGCAACAATGGTAGCCTTGTTAGAAATGAAACAAAACTCTTCAACCCTTTTGCCTtgaactcatcatcattctctgGTTCACTCACCCTCTTGCTTAATCCTAAACAAATGCACAATCTTACTTCGACCACTCCGAGGATCTCCATGCGTGTCACTTCCAAGCAAGCCTATATCTGTCGTGATTGCGG CTATATTTACAATGAGAGAACCCCATTTGAGAAATTGCCTGATAAATATTTCTGCCCTG TTTGTGGTGCTCCAAAAAGAAGGTTTAGATCATATGCACCAGCTGTCACAAAAAATGCAAATGACACTGATGTTAGAAAGGCAAGGAAAGAtgaaatcaaaagagaagaagcaTTTGA GAAAGCAGTTCCTATTGCAGTTGTTGTGGGAATTGTAGTGCTTGCTGCTGGATTCTACTTCTATCTCAATAGCAGCATTGTTTAG
- the LOC107463582 gene encoding probable beta-1,4-xylosyltransferase IRX10L gives MDFWKWVFFGFLCAALVLRIGAVELGRNQPTERISGSAGDVLEDNPVGRLKVFVYELPSKYNKKILQKDPRCLNHMFAAEIFMHRFLLSSPVRTLNPEEADWFYTPVYTTCDLTPNGLPLPFKSPRMMRSAIQLISSNWPYWNRTEGADHFFLTPHDFGACFHYQEEKAIERGILTLLKRATLVQTFGQRNHVCLKDGSITIPPYAPPQKIYAHLIPENTPRSIFVYFRGLFYDVGNDPEGGYYARGARAAVWENFKDNPLFDISTDHPTTYYEDMQRAVFCLCPLGWAPWSPRLVEAVVFGCIPIIIADDIVLPFADAIPWEEIGVFVDEEDVPKLDTILTSIPPEVILRKQRLLANPTMKQAMLFPQPAQPGDAFHQVLNGLARKLPHDRSIYLKPGEKLLNWTAGPVGDLKPW, from the exons atggatttttggaAGTgggttttctttggttttctttgTGCTGCTCTTGTTTTGAGAATTGGTGCTGTGGAGCTCGGTCGAAACCAACCTACTGAGAGAATTTCAG GTAGTGCTGGTGATGTGTTGGAAGATAATCCGGTTGGAAGGTTGAAGGTCTTTGTTTACGAACTTCCAAGCAAATATAACAAGAAAATTCTGCAAAAGGACCCAAGATGCCTTAATCATATGTTTGCTGCCGAAATCTTTATGCACCGGTTTCTCTTATCGAGTCCTGTGCGAACCCTTAATCCCGAAGAAGCTGATTGGTTTTACACCCCCGTATACACCACCTGTGACTTGACGCCAAATGGACTCCCTTTACCTTTTAAGTCACCGCGAATGATGCGAAGTGCCATACAGCTTATTTCTTCAAACTGGCCTTACTGGAACCGGACAGAAGGGGCAGATCATTTCTTTCTGACCCCTCATGACTTCGGAGCATGCTTCCATTATCAA gaagagaaagcaatTGAAAGAGGAATTCTTACATTGCTAAAGCGAGCTACCTTGGTCCAAACATTTGGTCAGAGGAATCATGTATGCCTGAAAGACGGCTCAATCACTATTCCACCATATGCTCCGCCACAGAAAATATATGCCCACCTAATTCCTGAAAACACTCCCAGGTCCATTTTTGTTTACTTCCGAGGACTGTTTTATGATGTCGGAAATGACCCTGAAGGTGGTTACTATGCAAG AGGTGCAAGGGCAGCAGTGTGGGAGAACTTCAAGGACAATCCACTGTTTGACATTTCCACTGATCATCCAACCACATACTATGAGGACATGCAAAGAGCTGTGTTTTGTTTGTGCCCGCTCGGCTGGGCCCCGTGGAGCCCACGGTTGGTCGAAGCCGTGGTTTTCGGCTGCATTCCCATCATTATTGCCGATGACATTGTTCTGCCATTCGCTGATGCTATTCCATGGGAAGAGATAGGCGTTTTTGTTGATGAGGAAGATGTCCCTAAATTGGACACTATACTAACATCAATCCCACCTGAAGTTATcttaagaaagcagagattgcTTGCAAACCCTaccatgaagcaagctatgctGTTTCCACAACCAGCTCAACCGGGAGATGCATTCCATCAAGTACTCAATGGCCTTGCGCGTAAGCTGCCACATGACCGGAGTATATACCTGAAACCGGGGGAGAAGTTATTGAATTGGACTGCCGGCCCGGTCGGTGATCTCAAACCCTGGTAA
- the LOC107463479 gene encoding mitochondrial import inner membrane translocase subunit TIM23-2, which yields MDNSLNNNDKKSQNTRFYDPYRDLKVPIKNLYNLPTSPDNLFPELANRTYRPWNEKLTYYTGIACLTGAVGGGITGTLEGIRAAERGDSFKIRVNRVLNSGIQRGRRLGNSLGSLGLIFSVTESTIQYFTDRDDMVNSAAAGLATGALFKAAAGPRSAVIAGVLGGIAAAATVAGKQALRRYVPI from the coding sequence ATGGATAATTCATTGAACAACAACGACAAGAAGAGTCAGAACACACGCTTCTACGACCCTTACCGTGACCTCAAAGTCCCAATCAAGAATCTCTACAACCTCCCAACTTCGCCGGATAATCTCTTCCCCGAACTGGCCAATAGGACCTACCGTCCCTGGAACGAAAAACTCACCTACTACACCGGCATCGCCTGCCTCACCGGCGCCGTTGGCGGCGGCATAACTGGCACCCTCGAGGGCATCAGGGCCGCTGAGCGAGGAGACTCGTTCAAGATTCGGGTCAACCGAGTCCTCAATTCGGGGATTCAGAGGGGGCGCAGGCTCGGAAACTCCCTCGGATCGTTGGGCTTGATCTTCTCCGTCACGGAGAGTACGATCCAGTATTTCACTGACAGGGATGACATGGTTAATAGCGCCGCCGCTGGGCTCGCCACTGGTGCTCTGTTTAAGGCGGCGGCGGGGCCAAGGTCGGCGGTGATTGCGGGAGTCCTCGGTGGGATCGCAGCAGCAGCTACTGTGGCCGGGAAGCAGGCTCTGAGGAGATACGTGCCGATATAG